In Bacillus sp. DX3.1, the following proteins share a genomic window:
- a CDS encoding class I SAM-dependent methyltransferase, translating into MSNEELVTKQFGNNAEKYVKSQIHAKGQDLQHLVQQVKNNKNDRLLDVATGGGHVANTLASLFKSVVALDLTENMLEKAKEFIISNGHENVSFVAGNAEALPFPDASFDTVVCRIAAHHFPNAPQFIHEVHRTLEEKGLFVLIDNVSPEDTEYDTFYNFIEKKRDPSHHRALKKTEWISLLEKNGLQMQSCLTFEKQFNFDWWCDMMDVPLQTRSKLTDCMMKTSKEMQEFFKIHIENKKVESFYTEMALFVCRKSSTFKR; encoded by the coding sequence ATGAGTAATGAAGAACTTGTAACGAAGCAATTCGGTAATAATGCCGAAAAATATGTAAAGAGTCAAATTCATGCAAAAGGTCAGGATTTGCAGCACTTGGTCCAACAAGTTAAAAACAATAAGAATGATCGACTTCTAGATGTTGCGACGGGCGGAGGTCATGTTGCAAATACGTTAGCTTCATTATTTAAAAGTGTTGTTGCCCTTGATTTAACTGAGAATATGTTAGAAAAAGCAAAAGAATTCATCATTTCAAATGGACATGAGAATGTTTCATTTGTGGCAGGGAATGCAGAAGCTTTACCGTTTCCGGATGCATCATTTGATACGGTTGTTTGCCGCATCGCTGCGCATCATTTTCCAAACGCACCTCAGTTTATTCATGAGGTGCACCGGACATTAGAAGAGAAGGGCCTGTTTGTATTAATTGATAATGTTTCACCAGAAGATACAGAATATGATACGTTTTATAATTTTATTGAAAAGAAACGAGATCCGAGTCATCACCGAGCACTTAAGAAAACAGAATGGATTTCATTATTAGAAAAGAACGGTTTGCAAATGCAATCTTGTCTTACATTTGAGAAACAATTCAATTTTGATTGGTGGTGCGATATGATGGATGTACCACTACAAACGCGTTCAAAGCTAACGGATTGTATGATGAAAACGTCAAAGGAAATGCAGGAGTTTTTCAAAATTCACATTGAAAATAAAAAGGTAGAATCGTTTTACACAGAGATGGCATTATTTGTTTGTCGAAAAAGCTCAACATTTAAACGATAA
- a CDS encoding 3-hydroxyacyl-ACP dehydratase FabZ family protein produces MNTTNIKDTLPHRYPFLMIDGITDIEDGKSVKGYKHITTNEWFINEFQKTMPHTLIVEALAQLGAFVGSNESTGLGFLSSIDGVEFVGDANPGDRLDLYYEIVRNKRGFILGKGHASVNGQTIVKIEKLLVYMAEGSH; encoded by the coding sequence ATGAACACAACAAATATTAAAGATACGCTTCCCCATCGATATCCCTTTTTAATGATTGATGGAATCACAGATATTGAAGATGGAAAATCAGTAAAAGGTTATAAACACATCACAACTAACGAATGGTTCATCAATGAATTTCAAAAAACAATGCCTCACACGTTAATCGTTGAAGCGCTTGCACAACTTGGAGCCTTTGTTGGTAGCAATGAATCAACTGGTTTAGGCTTTCTATCTTCCATAGATGGTGTAGAATTTGTAGGAGATGCTAATCCTGGCGATCGATTAGATTTATATTATGAAATTGTACGGAACAAACGTGGTTTTATCCTTGGCAAAGGTCATGCTTCTGTGAATGGGCAAACAATCGTCAAAATAGAAAAACTTTTAGTTTATATGGCTGAAGGTTCACACTAA
- a CDS encoding LL-diaminopimelate aminotransferase: MNYTLAVRMKAFQSSIFSELATYKKEKIAAGHEMIDLSIGNPDMPPADFVREALVHTASGKENYGYTLTGIQDFHEAVTEYYNNNHNVILDANREVLLLMGSQDGLVHLPMVFADPGDLILVPDPGYTAYETGIQMAGAESYFMPLKKENDFLPDLQAIPQEIADQAKMMILNFPGNPVPAMAHEDFFKEVISFAKQHNIIVVHDFAYAEFYYDGKKPISFLSVPGAKEVGVEINSLSKSYSLAGSRIGYMIGNEEIVGALAQFKSNTDYGVFLPIQKAAAVALRHGAESCEKNRTIYQERRDTLVDGFASFGWCVEKPAGSMFVWAEIPKGWTSLDFAYALMDRANVVVTPGHAFGPHGEGFVRIALVQDKKVLQQVVENIKNSGIFSHEDAAALVRN, from the coding sequence ATGAATTACACGTTAGCAGTACGAATGAAAGCATTTCAATCTTCTATATTTAGTGAATTAGCAACCTATAAAAAAGAAAAAATTGCAGCAGGTCACGAAATGATTGATTTAAGTATCGGTAATCCTGACATGCCTCCTGCTGATTTTGTAAGAGAAGCCTTAGTACATACAGCAAGTGGAAAAGAAAACTATGGATATACGTTAACAGGGATTCAAGATTTTCACGAAGCAGTAACTGAATATTATAACAACAATCACAACGTTATATTAGATGCAAACCGTGAAGTTTTATTATTAATGGGGTCGCAGGATGGACTCGTTCATTTACCAATGGTATTCGCAGATCCAGGGGATCTCATATTAGTCCCTGACCCTGGGTATACAGCGTATGAAACTGGGATTCAAATGGCAGGCGCTGAATCTTATTTCATGCCTTTAAAAAAAGAAAATGACTTTCTGCCTGATTTACAGGCGATTCCTCAAGAAATCGCCGATCAAGCAAAAATGATGATATTAAACTTCCCTGGAAATCCAGTCCCAGCGATGGCACATGAAGATTTTTTCAAAGAGGTCATCTCTTTTGCAAAACAACATAACATCATCGTTGTTCACGATTTCGCTTATGCAGAATTTTATTATGATGGTAAAAAACCAATTAGCTTCTTGTCTGTTCCAGGCGCAAAAGAAGTTGGTGTTGAGATTAATTCTTTATCCAAAAGCTATAGCTTAGCCGGGAGCCGCATTGGTTATATGATTGGAAATGAAGAAATTGTAGGAGCATTAGCACAATTTAAATCAAACACGGATTATGGCGTGTTCTTACCCATTCAAAAGGCAGCAGCCGTTGCCCTACGTCACGGTGCTGAATCTTGCGAGAAAAATCGTACTATCTATCAAGAACGAAGAGATACTTTAGTTGATGGCTTCGCTTCTTTCGGTTGGTGTGTTGAAAAGCCAGCTGGGAGTATGTTCGTTTGGGCTGAAATTCCAAAGGGATGGACTTCATTAGATTTCGCTTATGCGTTAATGGACCGTGCAAATGTTGTTGTGACACCAGGTCATGCCTTTGGACCACATGGTGAGGGCTTTGTTCGTATCGCACTTGTCCAAGATAAAAAAGTACTACAACAAGTTGTTGAAAACATTAAAAATAGCGGTATTTTTTCTCATGAAGATGCAGCTGCTTTAGTCAGAAATTAA
- a CDS encoding phosphate propanoyltransferase encodes MKQVPIGVSNRHIHVTTEDLEKLFGDGYELTLAKELSQPGEFAAVETVIIKTEKSEIQKVRILGPVRKFTQVEISKTDARHLGIDAPIRSSGNINGTPGITVIGPKGAIEIEKGVIIAERHIHMTTKDAEQFGVQDGQYVNVKVEGERALIFQQVLIRVRDSYALDMHIDTDEANAANIKTGDKGELIR; translated from the coding sequence ATGAAACAGGTTCCGATTGGCGTATCGAATCGACACATCCATGTGACAACAGAAGATTTAGAAAAACTATTTGGAGATGGATACGAGCTAACGCTTGCGAAAGAACTTTCACAACCGGGAGAATTTGCAGCAGTGGAAACCGTTATAATCAAGACAGAGAAATCAGAAATTCAAAAAGTACGTATTCTCGGACCAGTACGTAAATTTACACAAGTTGAGATTTCTAAAACAGATGCACGTCATCTTGGCATTGATGCTCCAATCCGTTCGTCTGGCAATATTAATGGAACTCCTGGGATAACGGTCATCGGTCCAAAAGGAGCAATTGAAATTGAAAAAGGTGTTATTATTGCGGAACGGCATATACATATGACAACGAAAGATGCTGAACAATTTGGCGTACAAGATGGTCAATATGTAAATGTGAAAGTTGAAGGAGAAAGAGCGCTTATTTTTCAGCAAGTATTAATAAGAGTGAGAGACTCATACGCACTAGATATGCATATTGATACGGATGAGGCTAATGCTGCAAATATTAAAACAGGTGATAAGGGTGAATTAATAAGATAA
- a CDS encoding MFS transporter, whose amino-acid sequence MWRNKNVWIILSGEFIAGLGLWLGILGNLEFMQQHVPSDFMKSVIMFIGLLAGVLVGPMAGRVIDQYEKKKVLLYAGFGRVVSVIFMFLAIQYESISFMIAFMIAIQISAAFYFPALQSVIPLIVREHELLQMNGVHMNIGTIARIAGTSLGGVLLVVMSLQYMYAFSMAAYALLFLSTFFLKFEDQKPTTSNEQTSKDNSFMEVFRILKGIPIAFRALILSIIPLLFIGGFNLMVINISEMQHDPTIKGFIYTIEGIAFMLGAFVIKRLSNYISPEKLLHIFAFCTAFAHLSLFFSDVKWMALVSFGMFGFSVGCFFPVMSTIFQTKIEKSYHGRLFSFRNMFERVMFQIVLLGTGFFLDTIGLRYMVLIFGVISLFIIFTSLTGQKQVDKQPSQSANM is encoded by the coding sequence ATGTGGCGTAATAAAAATGTTTGGATTATCCTAAGTGGTGAATTTATTGCTGGCTTAGGTTTATGGCTTGGTATACTAGGTAACCTTGAATTTATGCAGCAGCATGTTCCTTCTGATTTTATGAAATCTGTCATTATGTTTATCGGACTATTGGCTGGGGTTCTTGTTGGTCCGATGGCAGGCCGGGTAATTGACCAATATGAAAAAAAGAAAGTACTTCTCTATGCTGGGTTCGGCCGTGTCGTAAGTGTTATTTTTATGTTCCTGGCTATTCAATATGAAAGTATCTCTTTTATGATTGCCTTTATGATCGCCATTCAAATTTCGGCGGCTTTTTATTTTCCAGCATTACAATCTGTCATTCCCCTTATCGTTCGGGAGCATGAACTATTACAAATGAATGGTGTGCATATGAACATCGGAACAATCGCTCGTATTGCTGGTACTTCATTAGGTGGTGTCCTTCTTGTAGTAATGAGTTTACAGTATATGTACGCTTTCTCAATGGCTGCATACGCGCTGTTATTTTTATCTACTTTTTTCCTAAAATTTGAAGACCAAAAACCAACCACATCTAACGAGCAAACATCTAAAGACAACAGTTTTATGGAAGTATTCCGTATTTTAAAAGGGATTCCTATCGCGTTTCGTGCACTTATTTTAAGTATCATTCCTCTTCTATTCATTGGCGGTTTTAATCTAATGGTTATTAATATTAGCGAAATGCAGCATGATCCAACGATTAAAGGATTTATTTATACAATTGAAGGTATAGCCTTTATGCTTGGGGCTTTCGTAATTAAACGTTTATCAAATTATATTTCACCTGAAAAATTGCTGCATATCTTCGCATTCTGTACTGCTTTTGCTCATCTTTCACTATTTTTCAGTGATGTAAAGTGGATGGCACTCGTATCTTTCGGTATGTTTGGGTTTAGTGTCGGTTGTTTCTTCCCTGTTATGTCGACAATATTCCAAACAAAAATTGAAAAAAGCTATCATGGACGTCTTTTCTCATTCCGCAATATGTTTGAACGAGTGATGTTCCAAATCGTATTACTTGGAACTGGTTTTTTCTTAGATACAATCGGATTACGATATATGGTACTAATTTTCGGTGTCATTTCATTGTTCATTATATTCACATCCCTAACTGGGCAAAAACAAGTAGATAAGCAGCCTTCACAATCTGCAAACATGTAA
- a CDS encoding DUF3970 family protein, with product MIRVRIEGTENEIGEFLENMPEVPGYEKTHVREPRKGNNPKYTTSKNVLAYLSYKKMEAANK from the coding sequence ATGATTCGTGTACGTATTGAAGGAACTGAAAATGAGATTGGTGAATTTTTGGAGAACATGCCGGAAGTTCCTGGATATGAAAAAACGCATGTTCGAGAACCAAGAAAAGGAAACAATCCAAAATATACAACAAGTAAGAACGTATTAGCATATCTTTCCTATAAAAAGATGGAAGCCGCCAATAAATAA